In a genomic window of Gossypium arboreum isolate Shixiya-1 chromosome 7, ASM2569848v2, whole genome shotgun sequence:
- the LOC128295456 gene encoding L10-interacting MYB domain-containing protein-like, producing the protein MSAIEVSGEKVKAMWDKRLLEIFCDICIKEILKGNRPGTHFTKDGWLKIMTNFEKETGKAFSQRQLKNRWDALKKEWKAWKKLKGEDTGLGWNPIKRTVDALDDWWESRLKDVNNEIPEENEEEIVRNDVHILNDVQIDGNGQKRKNPEISSSHFKTGRKKSSKQIRGATRLSNQIEKLCNAADNMSQATSSLTPVVDPYSIPQAVKVLDKMSEEVSEASPLYFFALRLLLNKDNLSINPKIRALWLKTKIEDS; encoded by the exons ATGTCGGCGATTGAAGTTAGTGGTGAAAAAGTGAAAGCAATGTGGGATAAGAGATTGTTAGAAATATTTTGTGATATTTGTATTAAAGAGATATTGAAAGGTAATAGGCCTGGTACTCATTTCACAAAAGATGGATGGTTGAAAATAATGACCAACTTTGAGAAAGAAACGGGCAAGGCTTTTTCACAAAGACAACTTAAAAATAGGTGGGATGCCCTAAAAAAAGAATGGAAAGCTTGGAAGAAACTTAAAGGTGAAGATACTGGTCTAGGGTGGAATCCTATAAAAAGAACCGTTGATGCATTGGATGATTGGTGGGAGAGTAGGCTAAAG GATGTTAACAATGAAATACCTGAAGAGAATGAAGAAGAAATTGTGAGAAATGATGTTCACATTTTAAATGATGTTCAAATTGATGGAAACggtcaaaaaagaaaaaaccctGAGATATCAAGTTCACATTTTAAAACTGGAAGAAAGAAATCCTCAAAGCAAATTAGAGGGGCTACAAGATTGTCCAATCAAATAGAAAAATTATGCAATGCAGCTGACAATATGAGTCAAGCCACATCTAGTTTGACTCCTGTTGTGGATCCATATAGTATTCCACAAGCAGTCAAAGTGCTCGACAAAATGTCGGAAGAAGTTTCAGAAGCTAGTCCGCTATACTTTTTCGCACTTAGATTATTGCTCAATAAGGACAATTTATCAATTAATCCCAAGATTAGAGCTTTGTGGCTTAAGACGAAAATAGAGGATAGTTGA